The Sediminispirochaeta smaragdinae DSM 11293 genome has a segment encoding these proteins:
- a CDS encoding TAXI family TRAP transporter solute-binding subunit → MKSRKNKILVGIVLCALLAGFPLFASGQKDGGRRNIIIGAGGAGGSWYLLAAQISEILKAEMPDVSVSVIEGGAISNVRLTNEGRDLDVGMASLPNVIDALDAKGVFAEDGIDNISAIMNFAVDYVQFTVLADSGITEFGQLGDKRILPGPKGWGIEALTGAVCDLYGFSYDSIKAHGGSVSFVSWGEAPSLLKDGHADMAAFKGAVPNSNVMEIDATNKARIIGLSEEKLNQFLAENLGYFKGTIKAGTYRGQDSDALTIGHTSVFFANNDLPEELVYQLTKAILENKDKLNQIEGIEIGDDALLGIDQSILHPGARRYYKEIGLIQ, encoded by the coding sequence ATGAAATCCAGAAAAAACAAGATTTTGGTGGGTATTGTACTATGTGCACTACTTGCAGGCTTTCCACTTTTTGCTTCCGGGCAGAAAGACGGTGGGCGGAGAAACATCATCATTGGGGCCGGAGGCGCAGGCGGTTCGTGGTATCTGTTGGCTGCCCAGATCAGCGAAATCCTGAAAGCGGAAATGCCCGATGTCTCTGTTTCGGTTATTGAGGGGGGAGCAATCAGTAATGTTCGGCTCACGAATGAAGGCCGTGACCTGGATGTTGGTATGGCTAGTCTTCCGAATGTTATAGATGCTCTTGATGCAAAAGGGGTCTTTGCCGAGGACGGAATAGATAATATTTCGGCTATCATGAACTTTGCCGTTGACTATGTTCAGTTTACCGTTCTTGCTGATAGTGGCATTACCGAATTCGGCCAGCTTGGTGACAAGCGGATTCTTCCGGGGCCAAAGGGCTGGGGGATTGAAGCCCTGACCGGAGCGGTTTGCGATCTATACGGTTTTTCGTATGATTCAATCAAGGCACATGGTGGATCGGTGAGCTTTGTCAGTTGGGGGGAGGCTCCAAGCCTGCTCAAGGACGGTCATGCGGATATGGCAGCCTTCAAAGGGGCCGTACCGAATTCCAACGTTATGGAGATCGATGCGACCAATAAGGCAAGGATCATAGGGCTGAGTGAGGAAAAGCTGAATCAATTTCTTGCAGAGAATCTCGGCTATTTCAAAGGCACGATCAAGGCAGGAACCTACAGGGGTCAGGATAGCGACGCTTTGACCATCGGCCATACTTCGGTCTTTTTTGCCAACAATGATCTCCCTGAGGAGCTTGTATATCAGCTTACAAAGGCGATCCTTGAAAACAAGGACAAGCTTAATCAGATTGAAGGTATCGAGATCGGAGATGATGCTCTCTTGGGGATCGATCAGAGTATCCTCCATCCCGGAGCCAGACGATATTACAAAGAAATCGGACTCATCCAGTAA
- a CDS encoding flavodoxin family protein translates to MQKKILGIAGSPRKAATYESLQVALEGAQTLCADELNVELVSFKGKKIAPCNHCNACKRNGGRCVVDDDMTPLYESLVEADSFIFASPVYAMNMTPQLSAFFSRMRALHDRDGGKLRNKLATAIAVGGRRNGGQELAISNIVHACLTRGIVYIGGEPGFYSGAMVWSGDKGKDVLSFDEEAGNSLRSLGRRLAYWTLLIAAGKSLVGEGEVQMSKYMF, encoded by the coding sequence ATGCAGAAGAAGATTTTGGGAATAGCAGGAAGTCCCAGAAAGGCTGCGACCTATGAGAGCCTGCAGGTTGCCCTGGAAGGGGCACAAACGCTTTGCGCCGATGAGTTGAATGTTGAACTTGTCTCTTTTAAGGGAAAAAAAATAGCCCCCTGCAATCACTGCAACGCTTGCAAGCGAAACGGAGGGCGTTGTGTCGTAGATGACGACATGACGCCGTTATACGAGTCTTTGGTTGAAGCAGATTCTTTTATCTTTGCTTCTCCGGTATATGCGATGAATATGACTCCGCAGCTGTCGGCATTTTTTAGCCGTATGCGGGCACTGCATGATCGAGACGGAGGCAAGCTCCGAAACAAGCTTGCTACCGCCATTGCCGTGGGAGGCAGACGCAACGGCGGGCAGGAGCTTGCGATCAGCAATATCGTTCATGCCTGCTTAACACGTGGAATTGTGTATATCGGCGGAGAGCCGGGCTTTTATTCCGGGGCGATGGTTTGGAGTGGTGATAAGGGAAAGGATGTCCTTTCTTTTGATGAAGAGGCGGGAAATTCGTTGCGATCTCTAGGTCGACGTCTTGCCTACTGGACTCTGCTTATTGCCGCCGGAAAATCATTGGTCGGTGAAGGGGAGGTGCAAATGAGCAAATACATGTTCTAG